GACAGGTTGATAAACATTTCCAACAGGAGAAACCATTGGAGAAGGTGAGGCACTAAATGTAGGAGACAGTGGAGTTACAGCACCAACTGGTTGCAGAGGTGGAAGACCTGAAGGCAAAGATTGGAAAACTGGCTGTGAAGAGCCAATGTTCGAATCAAGGAAACTAAGAGAGTCAGTACCAGAAGTAGAACTAGCTGTGGTAGCAGCTGATGTGAAAGTAGAGAAGTCAGCAAAATTATCTAGCCtaaaagtaaacaaaagaaaatttttatatgggATGCAAATAAAGAGCTATACTATGCTgtcagtataaaataattatttcattagtgaaaatatatttaattatgcattacaaattaagaacataatttcttttttgttttaattttaaatctttttttaagcaCTCTAATTTTCTCTCAGAAAGCACATCCtttatttcttgttaattttagattactttttatcaaatgaaagcATCAAGCAAGAcgttaaaagttattaaatttaattgcaattagcaaactaattaaaaataactgagaAAAAAAGAGCAACATTTGAATAACATAATTAGACTCTGTTTTAAACcagattattttagaatttattcaaatgaattgatGGTTGCATATAGCCAAGGATAAactgtttattatatatactaataatcctttcatttcaaaaacctagaccaattaaaaatattttcttaatttcaaattttgttaatatctCATAATTACTATAATtctggaacattttttttaaaaatattcatgtacCAATGATTAAGTTaagatttctaataatttaatattgctataaaatagTAAATCATATCAAAATGGAAGGAAAAGTctgcatattttgaaaaactgaaggaaataaataatagaaattaacaCTACATATTCAAACCATTTGATATTAATGCTTTCACATATATTATTTGatctaaattacataaataatttggGCAAAacattaatctgaaaaaaaaaatcagtatttggatttatatcatttaaaaaaaatcattcatgatATAATTTATTCCTGTATGGCTTTATCTAcactaaacaattatatatttatctcatTATAATCACTTaagttttaaatgagaaatttaaatatatttacttggaGTCTTCGGCACTTTTAAAACTAGTAAAATCTGCAAAATCTCCATTTGCTGAATctaaaaagaacaagaaaaacaaattataccataataatattaaagatgtttgctcaaaacaatattttgaatttataaaactcTATTTTCCTACAGATACACACAGTTCTTGACAATTACTATTCTatctcaaaaagaaatttttctaaaaacatgatataaataatttataaatctacaaaattcaaaaatgaaaaataaaaaattatgtataattagcAAATAGTACTCAAAAGGcttatttacatatgaaaaaacatttcctaatctaaagataaatttaacaaaatgtaaaagTATCTTAATCGTTGAAATTCAtcattaatatatcaattttccTAAGAGAAATACCCAtctattatatatcattttaataaataaccatAAAGTTAAGCAGAAAGCAAactactcaaaattttatattcttttctcataagaatgaaaaaaaaaattcgtttttcaaaaaaattaaaattctgcagTAAATTGACAAATATGTACATATGTGTCAATCTCTAAACAAAATTCagataacatatttaaaacagattgaagaaacactttaattttaaacttttcagaaGAATGTAAAAAtcccattataaaataaaaatagaatattaaaaaaatcctcattttaatTAGCAAAACCAAtgcttaaatattctttttgcacaattaaaggataaaaagtaaacattttctgCAACACTGCTTTTAATGTGATATAATGCAATAACTTCTTTACATAgctcaatatatttcaaatactatGCATCTTTGGTGACAAGCGGATTAAcaaaatgataaagaatattagtttatttaatcttaatataacTTCTTAAGCAAAATGATGTATATGATTccatcaaaaaagtaattttaaatattaaattatagtaaaaatggGAGCTATGTTATTTTAACAGACTCGCTGCTGttcagtttattatatatatgaatttttcttatgaaGGACATCTTAGTACCgttaaaattatatagataatttatCCTTTAATTGCATGCAACCTCTTGTGGTACAGAAACTTTGCTGTTCTATTTTTCAATGCAACTTTgtgctaataaatataatttttcttccccagttttcaacaatgaaaaaatatttgatataacaaTGTAAAAGTTTACAAGAAATATCTATATTGTTACAATACAATCTTCTATTCACcgttataaaaaaagagaaaggaaaaaagCACTAAAATTTGAGAGGGGGGAAGCGTGAGATCTAAAtggtattattaaataaacaatttttggatttaacaattttttgactACTCTGagctccaaaatttgatacaaaaaataccaaattctcactcattttttaactaaactttcaaagaaaaaaataattctaagatgCACACTCTCAATCCAAAGTACATTATTGCCAAATTCCTTAGCTCTAAAATACTTTATTCTGTCCTGTAGAGTATCAGCATAAACAGTCTCTTTTGCTGCTTTTAGAAGTTAGGaggttatatataataaattatttttatttataaatacattaatttattttttaaagtagaaaacgaatttttaagctataagtactttttttttaagattctgaaatgaaatttaaatggattttgattatttttaattgattcatagAAAAACTTTCAGATAACTAATAGTTAAAATGTATAACTCATTGACAGACTGgtccataaataaaattttagcattcaaaatcaaaatttaaacaaaaattatatatttgttagcTTTATTTCGGTTCTTATAATAAAGAGATAAttcattcaatacaaaataatcaaagtaaaattagaataaatttgatCTCAGGTATCAATATAAAATTACCTGTAACATTATTATTAGGTGAAGAAATAGACAGATCAGCTAAAAGatcgatttcatttttaacttctttcttaGGAGATGTATCTATCAAATTAAGTGGCTTTTCAGGTGACGAATTCtaagttaaaaagaaaacaaatgcatattaaaaatttatgcatacattatcaaataaatgaaacaattctaGCTAAATATGtaaagagggaaaaaatgaaaaacttacaGAAGAATTTTGATCTTTCCCAAAATTAGCTGCAGCACCCAAATCAATTTTACGATTACCCTTGGAACTGTTTTTATTGTCAGTTACCCTGCTTGCTTTAGAAGATTTTGCATCATGTATTTCAGCATCTTCATCTTTATACTCTAGTCGATCATCATTTTCAGATCTGCGATCTTCATCATTGCtataagatacaaaaaaaaaattttttaatccacaaaaaaaaaaaaaaaaaaatcaaggagtgtcagcaaaaattacaaaaacatgcaaaatCATTATTAATCTAAAATGCAACCTTTGCTCAGGGGAATCCTCAAAGCTCCGACTTCTTGACATGTCAAATCTAGGCAATCTAGATTTAAAGGAATCTTCTAAATCATTACCAGAACGATCAAATTGACTTCCACTTCCACCAAATTTGccactaaaaaatgttttgcatttaaatgtatgtaaaatcaaatgcaactgattaaaaattaaattaatttttttcaaatacaaattttcacaTATGAAACAAGAAGctataaattaaatgcatcacAGTTTTATTTTTCGGTATATCGTGAATCTTAATTGCactataaaaagtttttacatctttggtatttacaaaataattatatgaaaacatatctgaaaaaaagttatataattctagattcctaaatatatttgcactaatattacagaaaatattttataaaacacggtattataactaatatattattcaattttcttctttaattataaataataaatgcattttgacAGATAAGAACTTTATCAATCAGTTAATTTGCTaccttaattattaaaaaaattagcaactaCATTTTAAcactaattacatatttttttatattactttgacatttaattttaaagtctcatttaattctttcatttcccTTACCATTCCAAAAATCAAACTGGAATGGGAATTCGGGAGGATTTTCATTACTCtgcatatttctatattatatatttcttttttgaaatatgctTTTTGCTTTAGGCTGctggcattttatatttataccttCAATAACTGGTGTAATATTTTACCTAACAATATATTGTCCTTTAATTTATAACACcagttattttatacaatatgacCCATCTAGACTATAAATTTCATGTATGTTCCATTTCAACAAGTCAAGATTTTAATCAAACTGGAgattcaaaagcaaaaaaatgtcaaaagaaaaCATACATAGAAACTCATATGACTTTCCCAGATTGCtatcaaaatggaaaatatatattttgtaagaaaatgcacATTGAAAAAATTAGCCATATATAATTACTGTCTTCTTACCTAAAACCCATTGAATCTGATGACATTCCAATATATTTATCCTTAGCTTTCttagctttttttctttcttctcgtAATTTTTCATCGTCCTGgatgaattcaattaaatctctcaCTCTTTGTCGAACTAAatgggaaatatattttgtaagaaaatgcacattgaaaaaaatgaagataaatttagtAGCAATAAGTTTATTTTAGACACCAATTATTACAACAGCTTGAATAAAGAAGCTTATTACTTTGAAGCTTAGAATAAATCAAGATACTAAttcatgttattatttaatagacACTAACATCCATTAcagtgattttatttaaaaatgaaagaatataaatagGAAAAAGTAAATAACATTCAATTCTCAAGTgaaatctgtatatatataaataagaattgaaaaatcatatataatataaatttatttttaaaaactaaaaaataaagaaattttgacttcagaaatttcaaaataaaactttcttgaggataatacattttttaacattataaagatAAATCAATAAGTTTATAAATCTTATAACATTATTGatgtttttcttcttcaaatttcaGTATATGAATGAAACAAGTTACTTTCAATCTATTTAACCATATGCATTAGGAGGTCTTATTTTACTTGCATATGCTTATAACACAATTACAgatatttaacaagaaaaattttcaccaaatattttataataacgatTTACATCTAGTTAAGTCCacttaaaatgcacaaaaattttctatcaaattgagAACCtcctgtaaataataaaaaagcatttggAAGGTGATGAAGAGGTTATTAGTCcaaaaagaataacaaatggtttatataaattttgatgattaGCATCCAGAAAAATAACTGCATTAATCTGATCAAATAAAGTCAATTGAAATACTAGATTATACACCAGCACACAATTGTCACAATAGCTTCTGGTTCTTATCCATgtgtttatgttttaataaatacttgtttttttttttatgaacacaGCCTACTGAATGTAAAGCAAGTCTTTTGgcagtataattaaataaatttacttaccATTAATACCCTGATCTCTTCCAAATTCGTCAATGTGACTATAATTTTCAAGACTACGTAAATCATAAATATGTTCCCGGGCACTTGTGACAACTCTCTCAGAACCATTTCGAACTAAATAACCCAGCAATAGTAAagactataaaaagaaaaatgagataaaaaaatttgcacCGTTCAtgtaacagtatttaaaatttaaaagccatataaaaataaaaaatatctttagcaGTACTTGAAAGAGTGAAATTTCACAAAGATTTCAACTGTACAAATACTACATATAAGCTTCCtttgaataaatagtttaattttaattaggttAATACTGGATTTACAAAGCATTTATACCAATATTCCATTTCATTCCAAGTCATTAAAACATATGACTCCAACACTGGTTACCAAGACATTAGTAGCATTTCTTactgatatatttattacatatgacATAATATCAACAACAACAGATATGTCCAAAGTATTTTAAGatgtaaaactatttaaaacatttattactgattaaatatataaataaaataatatttttttaaaaatatcctagaACACAATTTTGTTAGTCaaatagattaatattatttattggacatttacaatttcatttcattaaataacaaaaaaattttccttctcTTATCATTACTCAGTTTAACCTTATAACAAACTCCTATGTTCCTTTTCTTTTACGAGGATCAACTCCAGAGTTTTCAATATTCATGCTggaataagtttctttttttttttttttttttttttctaactacgctaaaaatatcttcattatttgCAATGATGTAGGCAAAGATTCAGAAAAAAGGGTAATTCCTGCATATTTTGTAGTCTTCCATCTatatgtcagtttttttttttgtagtttttcatTATATATCCATAGTTTCCTGATTTTCACCTACTTTTCGCATCAACTATGGGAAATTCTGTAGCTGTTGGAGCTCATGCAACAATATACAAAAGggttattttaaaacagattttattaatCTGGAGCCAAGGTCAAGCAACAAAGATAACactttaatgaaactaatttaacTGCCTTGaaattctttcttgaattttggcTACTTTTTGGGTAATTttcaatattagattttattgcTATGAAATTCACTTCATTTGAATTGTTTCCTCggatattacatgatttttttccGACTGATGAAAGCAGAAGAAGACAGAATCTGCTCATTAATTATGCAGATAATAAGCAGATCTATGAAGATAATGAGCTTGAAATTAtgttattgcaaataataatatgcaattagAAGTTAGATTACATGGAGAATGGATCTTCAATGTGCAACAATTTGTTGTACttgattaaatttgaatgttCCT
Above is a genomic segment from Argiope bruennichi chromosome 1, qqArgBrue1.1, whole genome shotgun sequence containing:
- the LOC129970256 gene encoding clathrin interactor 1-like isoform X2, encoding MWKLREIQEKVTNVVMNYTEVEAKVREATNDDAWGPTGQLMQEVAQSTFTYEHFPEVMGMLWKRMLHDKRNWRRIYKSLLLLGYLVRNGSERVVTSAREHIYDLRSLENYSHIDEFGRDQGINVRQRVRDLIEFIQDDEKLREERKKAKKAKDKYIGMSSDSMGFSGKFGGSGSQFDRSGNDLEDSFKSRLPRFDMSRSRSFEDSPEQSNDEDRRSENDDRLEYKDEDAEIHDAKSSKASRVTDNKNSSKGNRKIDLGAAANFGKDQNSSNSSPEKPLNLIDTSPKKEVKNEIDLLADLSISSPNNNVTDSANGDFADFTSFKSAEDSKLDNFADFSTFTSAATTASSTSGTDSLSFLDSNIGSSQPVFQSLPSGLPPLQPVGAVTPLSPTFSASPSPMVSPVGNVYQPVMGTPVGVVPPMSAVPLSARVPAPVLMQTPVGAANVVYPVTFVGNGLYSQPSSLPVMSPTSTTNTHSSLQDFRTSRNTWSDAVGTVNINVDNLTPASKYDKQPAPSMNQLAGPGSLPPPVSPVTSNIMGGMMSPPGGPFQHPVFSSPGNLGIK
- the LOC129970256 gene encoding clathrin interactor 1-like isoform X1; amino-acid sequence: MWKLREIQEKVTNVVMNYTEVEAKVREATNDDAWGPTGQLMQEVAQSTFTYEHFPEVMGMLWKRMLHDKRNWRRIYKSLLLLGYLVRNGSERVVTSAREHIYDLRSLENYSHIDEFGRDQGINVRQRVRDLIEFIQDDEKLREERKKAKKAKDKYIGMSSDSMGFSGKFGGSGSQFDRSGNDLEDSFKSRLPRFDMSRSRSFEDSPEQSNDEDRRSENDDRLEYKDEDAEIHDAKSSKASRVTDNKNSSKGNRKIDLGAAANFGKDQNSSNSSPEKPLNLIDTSPKKEVKNEIDLLADLSISSPNNNVTDSANGDFADFTSFKSAEDSKLDNFADFSTFTSAATTASSTSGTDSLSFLDSNIGSSQPVFQSLPSGLPPLQPVGAVTPLSPTFSASPSPMVSPVGNVYQPVMGTPVGVVPPMSAVPLSARVPAPVLMQTPVGAANVVYPVTFVGNGLYSQPSSLPVMSPTSTTNTHSSLQDFRTSRNTWSDAVGTVNINVDNLTPASKYDKQPAPSMNQLAGVNMNAMNMNNLSMSMQQMSLNQPILGPGSLPPPVSPVTSNIMGGMMSPPGGPFQHPVFSSPGNLGIK